A genomic window from Balaenoptera acutorostrata chromosome 20, mBalAcu1.1, whole genome shotgun sequence includes:
- the LOC102999708 gene encoding translational activator of cytochrome c oxidase 1 has product MAAWAAVTLSRAVAQCLWARGPGVRVALPSFPPAFQPEPPGCSPCGGRTLHLTAEVLAGHNKWSKVRHIKGPKDTERSRIFSKLSLSIRLAVKEGGPNPEFNSNLASILEVCRSKHMPKATIEAALKMEKTKDIYLLYEGRGPGGSSLLIEALSNSSSKCHSDIKHILNKNGGMMAEGARHSFDKKGVIVVGVEDKEKKAVNLERALELAIEAGAEDVKEAEDEEETNIFKFICDVSSLHQVRKKLDSLGLCSVSCMLEFIPNTKVRLADPDLEQAAHLIQALGNHGDVIHVYDNIE; this is encoded by the exons ATGGCGGCTTGGGCCGCTGTCACCTTGAGCAGGGCCGTTGCCCAGTGCTTGTGGGCGCGAGGCCCCGGCGTCCGGGTGGCTCTTCCGAGCTTCCCCCCGGCCTTCCAGCCTGAGCCCCCAGGCTGTAGCCCCTGTGGGGGCCGGACGCTGCACCTCACGGCAGAAGTCCTCGCCGGGCACAACAAGTGGTCCAAAGTCCGGCACATCAAGGGTCCCAAGGACACCGAAAGGAGTCGCATCTTCTCCAAGCTCAGTTTGAGCATTCGCCTAGCGGTTAAAG AAGGAGGCCCCAACCCCGAGTTCAATAGCAACCTGGCCAGCATCTTAGAGGTGTGTCGCAGCAAGCACATGCCCAAGGCGACAATTGAGGCAGCACTGAAAATGGAG AAAACCAAGGACATTTATTTGTTGTATGAGGGCCGAGGCCCTGGTGGCTCTTCTCTTCTCATTGAGGCGTTATCTAACAGTAGCTCCAAGTGCCACTCGGACATCAAACATATCCTGAACAAGAATGG GGGAATGATGGCTGAAGGAGCTCGCCACTCCTTTGACAAAAAGGGGGTGATCGTGGTTGGAGTGGAGGACAAAGAGAAGAAAGCTGTGAATCTAGAGCGTGCCCTGGAGCTGGCAATAGAAGCAGGAGCTGAGGATGTCAAGGAAGCTGAAGATGAAGAGGAAacgaacatttttaaa TTTATTTGTGATGTCTCTTCACTGCATCAAGTGAGGAAGAAGCTGGACTCCCTGGGCCTGTGTTCTGTGTCCTGTATGCTAGAGTTCATCCCCAACACAAAGGTGCGGCTGGCTGACCCTGACCTGGAGCAGGCTGCCCATCTCATCCAGGCTCTCGGCAACCACGGTGACGTGATCCACGTCTATGACAACATTGAGTAG